CGGCGAAGGCTGTTGTGACCGACAAGGGTGATGTGCTGATGGCCGTGGCGAAGGTGGGCAAGGGAACGGTATTCGCCGTGACCGATCCGTGGATCTACAACGAGTATGTAGACCGCAGAAACACACTTCCGGTGGAGTTCGACGGCTACGATGCGGCGATCGATCTGGCGGGCTGGGCTGTCCAACGGGCGAGGTAAATCAGAGGTTCGCGGCCAGGGCCTCACGCAGGCGAGCGACGAGCGCGGCGAGGCCGCTGAGCGTGGCCGGCGTGGGTGCCTTGAGGATTTGTTCGATCTGGCCGGCGATCTCGCCTGCACTGGAGTGGCCGAACATGCCGAGGTTTCCGGCTAGATTGTGGGCGGCGGACTGAGCGCCCGCTCGTGTCTCCTCGGGGATCGAGCCGGAGGCCTCGGCTAGCGTCGCTGCGCTCTCAAGCAGGCCCACGCGCTCACGCAGGGTGGGAAGATGGCGCTGCCAGAGGTCGGCAAGCAATGCCTGAATCTCGGCGTCGGGTGTTTTGCTCATCGAAGAAGAGATGCTGCGCGCGAAAACGAAGGTGGCATCGGAACGAAGTGCCTGTCAGGGTGCGTCAAGAAACATGCGGCGGACGATGGCTAGGTTGAGGAGGACGAGGCGCGAGGCGCCTGCGCGTGGGCTGGCGCGCCACCGTTCCAGCCGAGGGTCTCGGAGATCTGCTCGGCGAGGGTTAGAGGGTCGAAGGGCTTGAACAGGATCCCGGCGACGCCAAGGTCGGCGAAGCGGCGCTTATCGACTCCCTGAACCTTGGCCGTGAGCAGAAGGACGGGGATGTGGGCGATGGCAGGGTTTTCCTGCATGATTCGGAACGTGGTCGGGCCGTCCACGCCGGGCATCATGACGTCCATGAGGATGGCGTCAGGCTGGCGGGCCGTGGCAATCTCGATGCCTTCGGCTCCGGAACTGGCAGTGAGGATGTTCCAGCCAGCAGTCGCCTCGAGAGAGAGAGCCGCTACCTCACGGATATCAGCCTCGTCGTCAATGATGAGTATCGAGTGCATGAGCGAACATATTCTCTCATGTCTCGGAACATATTGCAGGTAACCGCGAAGTTTCTTCCTTATGTGGCGGGTCGGGTGGTAGCCAGATCGGCGAACTTGGAACGGATCCGGTGGACCATGGTGAGGACCAGCTCCTCGACTTCGAGGGGCTGAACCTTGGCCTTGGTAAGGAACTCGGTGGGGCCGAGGCGGAGCTTTGCCATATCAGACTCGGAGATCTCGCGCCCGGAGTAGACGACCAGAGGAAGCGTGCGAAGCGCGGGTTGCTGGCGGAGCCACTCGACGAAGGAGAAGCCATCGCCGTCGGGCAGGGTGAGGTCAAGAATAAGCAGGTCGGGGCGGCGATTGATGCACTGCCGGATGGCGTCCTGCCGGGTGGCGGCGTGGTCGACGTGGACCGGAGCGTCGTGGAAGCTGGCTATGAGGACGCTGGCGAGGTCCTCGTCGTCCTCAACAAGCAGGATGTAGGCGGGGCCGTC
The Edaphobacter bradus genome window above contains:
- a CDS encoding response regulator; this encodes MHSILIIDDEADIREVAALSLEATAGWNILTASSGAEGIEIATARQPDAILMDVMMPGVDGPTTFRIMQENPAIAHIPVLLLTAKVQGVDKRRFADLGVAGILFKPFDPLTLAEQISETLGWNGGAPAHAQAPRASSSST
- a CDS encoding Hpt domain-containing protein, which codes for MSKTPDAEIQALLADLWQRHLPTLRERVGLLESAATLAEASGSIPEETRAGAQSAAHNLAGNLGMFGHSSAGEIAGQIEQILKAPTPATLSGLAALVARLREALAANL